The following are encoded in a window of Phaseolus vulgaris cultivar G19833 chromosome 3, P. vulgaris v2.0, whole genome shotgun sequence genomic DNA:
- the LOC137839318 gene encoding uncharacterized protein codes for METPFSLVYRSDAMIPIEIHESSPRFLCFVAEESNEERKVNLDLLDEVREEARIKAEAVKRRVEHQYSSKVKPRLFQVGDLVMRKAHLYELENKLSPKWTGPFRVTEAKGNGSYNLETLEGGPIPRSWNAANLKFYFSSNFVKGTLFFPLVGFLMRSPK; via the coding sequence atggagacgcctttcagcctagTATACAGGTCAGATGCCATGATCCCAATAGAGATCCACGAGAGTTCTCCACGTTTCCTATGCTTTGTGGcagaagagtccaacgaagaaagaaaggtgaatctagacctgttagacgaggtcagggaggaagcgaggataaaggctgaagctgtgaagaggagAGTGGAACatcaatatagctctaaggtgaagccgcgGCTATTCCAAGTTGGTGacctggtcatgaggaaggctcatctGTATGAgttagagaacaagttgtctcccaagtggaccggacccttcagagtgaCTGAGGCTAAAGGAAATGGGTCGTACAATCTAGAGACTCTAGAAGGAGGCCCCatcccacgcagctggaatgcagccaatttaaagttttatttcagttcaaattttgtaaaggggacactctttttccctctcgtgggttttttaatgaggtcacccaagtaa
- the LOC137839319 gene encoding uncharacterized protein, translated as MLVHAFKKGVLPGPFSESLIRSHPSTFVEIRRRAVAHIVAETEVSEKRGSAAPLKLRGGQGKQQQHTRVHEAKEGKKVQGKSRPYAPRKDQGMGRARENNAPPRYDFMVGLADLIALPTIAARLRVPEKTDKLVKSGFLADYLRESPGDRASGSQAGEQHHEIPVHGEVQTIAGGFSGGGCTASQRRRYARSVMAVDSVDEGHFPKVDITFRKADLRDVEPHANDPMVISLITAGRRVHRVLVDQGSSADVMLWPTFNKLELSPN; from the exons atgctggtgcatgcgtttaagaagggagtgctgcctggtccTTTCAGTGAAtccctcatcaggagccatcccagcacctttgtgGAGATACGGCgacgcgcggtggcgcacatagtggcagagacagaggtttctgagaaaagagggAGTGCGGCACCGCTGAAGCTGCGTGGTGGACAAGGGAAGCAACAGCAGCAcacgagggtgcatgaggcaaagGAGGGAAAGAAGGTGCAGGGGAAATCTCGTCCTTATGCACCCAGAAAGGACCAGGGCatggggcgtgcaagggagaacaaTGCACCCCCAAGATACGATTTCATGGtagggttggcggatctgatcgcccttCCTACCATAGCCGCGAGActccgagtaccagagaagacagacaaG TTGGTAAAGTCTggtttcctagcagattacctgcgggaGTCGccgggtgatcgcgcgtcagggtCCCAGGCAGGAGAGCAACATCATGAaatccctgtgcatggggaggTGCAGACGATTGCAGGGGGCTTCTCCGGTgggggatgcaccgcatcgcaaaGAAGAAGGTATGCCCGATCGGTAATGGCCGTGGACTCGGTGGACGAGGGCCATTTCCCCAAGGTAGATATCACtttcaggaaagctgatctacgggacgttgaACCGCACGCCAACGATCCTATGGTCATCtccctcatcacagcaggaaggcgagtgcacagagtgctcgtagaccaagggagctcggcagacgtcatgttgtGGCCGACGTTCAACAAGTTAGAGTTGTCCCCCAATTAG
- the LOC137839320 gene encoding uncharacterized protein, with product MSAGGEKGHPYFQCLKRNSRFLWTQECEEAFIKLKEYLASPSVLRKPQVGTPLRLYFAVTERAVSSVLVQEQDQVQRPVYFMSKMLQGPETRYQALEKASLTVVFLARRLRHYFHSFTVVVMTDLPIQKVLKKPDVAGRMVKWVVELSEFDIRYEPRGPIKGLVFADFVVKLSSVATPSEGLDFRWGSGAGVILEGPNGVLIEQSLRFAFKASNDQVEYEALIAGMLLARSSVAKSDSLLVTGQVTGEFRAKDPQMAAYLEYVQLLKTSFTEFELVHVLREQNARADLLAKLASSGKAGKQRIVIQETLKEPRAFVSDNQICVYGEQCTRLMSELHEGVCGSHVGGRALASRILRAGYYWPTLKEDCVSTHETPFSLVYGTDAMIPVEIQESSPRFSNFIAEESNEERKVNLDLLDEVREEARVTAEAVKRRVERRHNSKVRPRRFQEGDLVMRKAHQNEMENKLSPKWTGPYRVVEALENGAYRLETLEGGAIPKTWNATHLKFYFS from the exons ATGTCCGcgggaggggagaaaggtcatccatacttccagtgtctcaagcgcaacagcagattcctttggacacaggagtgcgaggaggccttcatcaagttgaaggagtacctagCAAGCCCGTCGGTCTTGCGTAAACCACAGGTAGGcacccctcttcgtctatactttgctgtgacggagagagcagtcagttcagtactggtgcaagagcaagatcagGTCCAGAGACCTGTGTACTTTATGAGTAAgatgctgcaaggccctgaaacaaggtaccaagccctcgagaaggcttcTCTGACGGTAGTATTCTTAGCAAGAAGACTCAgacattatttccacagcttcacagtagtggtaatgacagatctgcccatccaaaaggtgctaaagaaaccagatgtagcgggaaggatggtcaagtgggtgGTGGAATTGTCTGAGTTCGACATTcggtatgagccccgaggaccgataaaGGGGCTGGTGTTCGCCGACTTTGTGGTCAAGCTGTCGTCGGTCGCGACACCTTCGGAAGGGCTAGACTTCCGATGG ggaagcggcgctgggGTCATCCTTGAAGGCCCGAACggagtgctgatcgagcagtccctccgctttgccttcaaggctagcaacgATCAGGTGGAgtacgaagccctgatcgctggaatgttgctagcaagaagTTCGGTTGCCAAGAGTGATtctttgctagtcaccgggcaagTTACGGGGGAGTTCCGGGCGAAAGATCCTCAAATGGCAGCCTACCTAGAGTATGTACaactcctgaagacgtccttcaccgagtttgaacTGGTTCATGTGCtgagagagcaaaatgccagagcagacctgcttgccaagctggccagctcaggcaaggcgGGAAAGCAGAGGatcgtcattcaggagaccttgaaggaaccgcgagcgttcgtgtcagacaaccag atctgcgtgTATGGAGAGCAATGCACTAGGCTTATGTCAGAGCtacacgagggggtgtgcggaagtcATGTGGgcggtcgcgctttggcaagtaggatcctccgcgcagggtactactggccaacgctgaaggaagactgcgtgag cacccatgagacaccctttagCCTTGTCTACGGGACGGATGCCATGATCCCCgtagagatacaggagagctcccccaggttttcgaatttcattgctgaagaatccaatgaagagcgaaaggtgaatctcgacctactggacgaagtgcgagaagaagccagagttaCTGCTGAAGCCGTcaagagaagagtagaacggaggcacaactccaaggtgaggcccaggcgcttccaggaaggtgatctggtgatgagaaaggcgcatcagaatgagatggaaaacaagctgtctccaaagtggacaggcccatACAGAGTGGTTGAGGCATTGGAGAATGGAGCTTATCGGCTAGAGACTctggaaggaggagcaatccccaagacgtggaacgccacccacttgaaattttatttcagttaa